A single region of the Brassica rapa cultivar Chiifu-401-42 chromosome A03, CAAS_Brap_v3.01, whole genome shotgun sequence genome encodes:
- the LOC103857311 gene encoding CBL-interacting serine/threonine-protein kinase 11: protein MHFLLLNTLSNPFKILIPSSTQSKQTTTRTKQKRQVRIRVHKLISNQSSLSRLLASKPMPEIQIVSDNSNTNALFGKYELGKLLGCGAFAKVFHARDLRTGQSVAIKILNKKKLLLTNPALANNIKREISIMRRLSHPNIVRLHEVMATKTKIFFAMEFVKGGELFNRISKHGRLSEDLSRRYFQQLISAVGYCHARGVYHRDLKPENLLIDENGSLKVSDFGLSALTDQIRPDGLLHTLCGTPAYVAPEILSKKGYDGAKVDVWSCGVVLFVLAAGYLPFNDPNMMSMYKKIYKGEYRCPKWMSQDLKRFISRLLDINPETRITVDEIVKDPWFVKGGFKPVRLHDEIDLKEGGGGEVEEGVKSLNAFDLISFSSGLDLSGLFAGCSESERFLSEKSPEKLAEEVEEFAKEEKLKVKKEEYGFDMEGQNGNFMIEINISRLNDLLAVVEARRRGGDADCYTEIWNNKLRLKLTSVCDQTPIATI from the coding sequence ATGCATTTCCTCCTCTTAAATACCTTATCAAACCCTTTTAAAATTCTTATTCCCAGTTCCACACAAAgcaaacaaacaacaacaagaacaaaacaaaaaagacaaGTTCGCATACGTGTTCACAAGCTTATTTCAAACCAATCATCTCTCAGTCGACTTCTAGCTTCTAAACCTATGCCGGAGATCCAGATTGTCTCCGACAACAGCAACACCAATGCCTTGTTCGGAAAATACGAGCTGGGGAAGCTTCTCGGCTGCGGCGCATTCGCCAAGGTCTTCCACGCACGTGACCTCCGCACGGGCCAAAGCGTCGCCATCAAGATCCTCAACAAGAAGAAACTCCTACTCACAAACCCAGCCCTAGCCAACAACATCAAACGCGAGATCTCCATCATGCGACGTCTATCTCACCCCAACATCGTCAGGCTCCACGAGGTCATGGCCACGAAGACAAAGATCTTCTTCGCGATGGAGTTCGTCAAAGGAGGAGAGCTCTTCAACAGAATCTCCAAACACGGACGCCTCAGCGAAGATCTCAGCCGTCGTTACTTCCAGCAGCTGATCTCCGCCGTCGGTTACTGCCACGCGCGGGGAGTCTACCACCGCGATCTCAAACCGGAGAATCTCTTGATCGACGAGAACGGGAGCCTCAAGGTATCCGACTTCGGTCTCAGCGCGTTGACGGATCAGATCCGACCCGACGGTTTGTTACACACCTTGTGCGGCACGCCTGCTTACGTGGCGCCAGAGATTCTCTCCAAGAAGGGGTACGATGGCGCGAAGGTCGACGTGTGGTCATGCGGTGTCGTTTTGTTCGTTCTAGCCGCGGGTTATTTACCGTTTAACGATCCGAATATGATGAGCATGTACAAGAAGATTTATAAAGGAGAGTATCGTTGCCCTAAGTGGATGTCTCAAGATCTGAAACGGTTCATCTCTCGTCTTCTCGATATTAATCCTGAGACGAGGATCACTGTTGATGAGATTGTGAAGGATCCTTGGTTCGTTAAAGGAGGTTTTAAACCGGTCAGGTTACACGATGAGATTGATCTgaaagaaggaggaggaggagaggtgGAGGAGGGGGTGAAGAGTTTAAACGCGTTTGATCTCATTTCTTTCTCGTCGGGATTAGATCTCTCCGGTTTGTTTGCCGGTTGCAGCGAATCTGAGAGGTTTTTGTCGGAGAAGTCGCCGGAGAAGTTGGCGGAGGAGGTGGAGGAGTTCGCGAAGGAGGAGAAGCTGAAGGTGAAGAAGGAAGAATATGGGTTTGACATGGAAGGGCAAAACGGGAACTTCATGATTGAGATAAATATTTCGCGGCTGAACGATTTGCTCGCGGTGGTGGAGGCAAGGCGGAGAGGTGGCGACGCTGATTGCTATACGGAGATTTGGAATAACAAGCTCAGGCTTAAGCTAACTAGTGTTTGCGATCAAACGCCAATCGCAACTATTTGA